CACAAATTATAAAATACCCGATCGATTGAAGTGTAAAAAGTTCTAAGATTGAAGtgtaaaaaacaaaaacaactccCTCGAGCCAAAGTTGTCACAATTCACTTTTGCCTCGTCTCCACCTAGCCCCTATATATTCCTCCCAATAATAAATCCAACGACAGACTGTACGGCTATACTAGTATTCTACTCGCAAGTCGCAAGCCTCattcaatatctctctctctctctctctctctctctctctctgaacgATGGTTGgtgtgcttgctgctgctgagcACTGATGCAGCCTTTTCTTATGGGCATTTAATACCTGAGTTATTACTGCAAGGGAGGGAGGGATCAAATGCAGGCAGTtcaatagaaaaagaaaaaaaaagaaacaacctgAGCACCAGAGTTCTTGGCTGCTCCAAGTTCGCATTGTGATCCACGGAGCCGGAGAAGGGGGCAAAACAAAACCTTATGGTTTCTTGATTCATTTCTGCTTTGGTGATTGATTCTTGGTTCCGTTTTTTGGGCCCCGATTTGGGAGGGGTTCTTGGCGATGAGGAGGCATGGGTGGCAGCTACCTTACCACCCTCTTCAGGTCCAGTTCTTGtttatttcttttgttgttttcgTTTGGTATCTTTTTCTGGTGTATACTTGTTTTTGTTGCTGATTGGTATGTGCATATGCAGGTGGTGGCGATAGCGGTTTTTCTGGCACTGGGTTTTGCGTTCTATGTGTTCTTTGTGCCATTTGTGGGGAGGAGTGAGCTCCAGTATGTGCTCATGGGTCTCTACACTCCACTGGTGAGTAGCTGAAACAACTTTGCCCTCTTTAATGTGTTTCTAACCTGTTGTGTTAATTCTTCATGGCAGATAGATCTGCATCTCCTTTCAGTTTGGGGTGACTTCTTTTGCACTACTCCCTTCTGTGTTTTGGTCGGTATAATATGTGGAGAATGTTTAGGAGAAATACTACATTATGTAAGGTCCATGACATAGAGACAGGGATAAACTGCAGAGTAGTTTGTGCTTCGGAGTAGTTTAGGCTAATATAGGTCAGTTTTTTATAAATCAAGACTGACGACATGCCATGGTGAAAATCTTTGATGCCACTAATATGCCTATGCTTCTGCCAAAGCTATTTTAGAAGACAGAGTAattacctttttttcttctctgaaGCATTCAATCCTTACGATGTGATGAGGACCAAGGATTCGAATCCTTTATATGATGTAATCGGATGGGTAGAACTAATAGAGAGAAGACATTCAACACTGGAAGGATTGGATAAATCCACTGAATCGTAACAGGGGTAAATAGCTTAATTAAAAATTACGATACAGTCCATTTGCCTTGCTCTTGATATATAAAAATTCCATGAGATCATCAACGATGTAGCTTTCACTTTGATCAAATGACTATGCATCAAAACATAAATTTTATATCTTCAACCAACATGATTTTCATTGCAATTCGTAACTGTATACTTAAGTAACTGCACATTGATATAACAGCACATCGATGTGCTCTTGTATTGTCAACGAAATGATGAATGACAGATAAGTTTTTCTTGCAGATTACTTGTGTTGTCACATTATACATATGGTGTGCAGCAACTAATCCTGGTGATCCAGGCATTTTTAAAGCAAAGAAACATCCAAAATTAGGCAAGGATGGAAAGCAAATACAAGAAATTTCAGAGCACGAATCATGCCAGGGAGGAAAGTCGTTCAGCGATGGCTGTAGCATTGTTAATAACAGTGAGAGATTAAGCAATATGTTTGAAGGGAATGATTCATCTTCTCGGCCTGGGTTACATGGAGTTCTTTGCTTGATATGCAACCCATTCTTCTGCTTATGGAAAAGATTCTTTCACTCAGATGACCAATCTTCGGAACAGCACATGAGCGAAGAAGGCATGTTCTTTTGCAGCTTATGTGAAGTAGAGGTATGTTACAAGCTGATGTCTTCTTATGCTGAACTTTACATCTACTTTTTGAAAAAACTGGAGAATCTCTTTAAACTATAACCCATTGAGTTAAAAATGAGGATTAAAATTCTCCTCTTAAAATACTCAGTTATGCAGTGACCTGCCATGTAATTTTAGATATGAGACCATTGTCTAGTATGTTAAGTTGTTAACATCAGAAACACAGGAGCTATAATTTACAAACACTTGCAATCTGGCTTATTATACATATATTCAGGGAAAACACATTTTCTTCttaataaaatctaaaagtgCTGTAATACTGCAGAAAAAATTATGtgaatatgttcaaaaatcacatGCCTCAACAAAAGGATGATACCTTCTAATGCATCAAAATGTTCTTATCTGGACAGTTTTACTTTATCTGTTTAAAAATGTATGACTACTGTGTAGGTGTTGCAGCATAGTAAGCATTGTAGAGTTTGTGACAAGTGTGTTGATGGTTTTGATCACCACTGCAGGgtaattttctctctttttctcttaatgtttttttttggaaattatgtttttctttaagAAATATTATTCTTAGCATACCTTCTGCTTTGATTTGTCCACAGTGGCTCAATAATTGCATaggaaaaagaaactacaaaaGATTCTTCATTCTAATGGCTTCAGCTGTTCTCTTGGTAAGTAAAAACCTCCACTACAACCTTTGATGAGCATCTAAAATTTAAGAATTATTCAATTTACAGTATCCTAAAAAGAAACTCTGTTATTTTTGTATTATTCCTCGTGCCTTTAAATTTATCACTCAAGAATCAATAAATAAAAACTGCAATCCTGTAGGCTTTACATCTAGAAAGTGCTGCTATTCCATATCCACTTTTTCTGGTTGACCATTGACAGCTCTCCATGATTGTGCACATTCAGCTTATAATGCAGTGGTTAGTGGGCATTCTTGTGCTGATACTCTGTTTACTGAAGCGAGGGGAGTTCTCCGGACAGATCATCTCAAAGCTAGGAAGTAGCTTCTCAACAGCTGCTTTTGTAATTGTTGTGGTTAGTTCTCTGGAATTTGCAgctatttgagaaaaaaattctcATATAATGTTTTAAATAGCTTTTGTTTCCTGAGTTGTAGTATCAAAATACTCAGAATTTATGAAAAAGACCATAAGTATTAAGACTTGAACAGTATGAACCCTGTAAATGTGCATTTTATTTTGGTGTGAGAACCTAACGGATACATTTTGGTCAACACTGTTTTGATTGGATGTTTCGAACTAGAACTTAAACTCTCggtaaaaaattaaaaggatAATTGGTTATGTGAGATGATGGAAAAGATGCTGTCTAATGTCATATTAACCGTGTGCTATATAATGGACAGTCTGGCATAGTTGCTGGCTTGGAAATTTGAATTTTGCTTTACTAGTTTACAACATTAAAGTGTGAATGGGAAGCTATATTTAGCGTAGAATTACTGTTGCTTATAATGCACTATTGAGAATCCATCCTATTTCTTTCTAACACAAATTACTTTTGCAGATGACATGTACTTTACTAGCAATGCTTGCAACAATACCCCTTGCCCAACTTTTCTGCTTCCATGTTCTGCTTATTAAGAAAGTAAGCAATAGCTTTACCTGCAGATGATATGTACCAAGATCAGTTTTAACACAGCATAGATAGAAGTGTTATTAATGATTGTTGCCCTGTTTTCTTAACATACTAATTCATATTGGTTGCAACGACACTCAATTTTCCTCTTTTCGCTCTTATCTGAAAAGATCATAACTGTAACAAATTAAAGTGACACTCATTTTTCTGTCTACTCTGCAGTGTGCAATAGTTTTAATAAACTTAAGTGAGTTTCTTCCTCCTGTTAAGTAATAACAGTTCACCATTTTGACAAGTCTGTTCAGATATCAGTCAGACTCATAGTTACACATTGGCCCCTACAGACTGACATCAAATTGTAAAATGTGAATTGTTAAAAACATCAAGGCAAGTACAGAGATTCTTAGGAACGACAAACACATAATTTAATGTGGAAAACCCTTGCTGGAAGAAGGAAACACTGGCGCAAAACTTTTGATGATCGCTAACTACAGTGCAGGGAATTTGCAAAGAGTCGTGTACTTATTCTAGAGCTAAGTAGATGACAAATGCAGGAATATGGCCTGTACAGCAAAGCCATCCTTCACTGTCAATAGAACTCTTATGAAATTAAGATAATATTTATACTAAACCTTGATACAACAAGTTATATGTTGGAAAGGAAGGACAATAGCTCTCTCTTTCTTGAAGTTAATTCTTggaaataatattatataatgTGTTGAACATGCTTAGTCTTATGTTATTACCGAATTATGTTTATAGTCTTTTTCTGGAAGAGATAATATGCTTAGCTTTTCAAGCTATCTCTTATGGTAAAGTTGATTTACGTATTCTACTTTCTATCCACGTGTATGCAGGGCATAAGTACGTATGATTATATTGTAGCTTTGAGAGAACAAGAAGAGCAGCAAGAGGTTACTGAGCATCAAAGCCCGCAGATGTCTATTATTAGCTCTGTGACAGGGTTTAGCACAACTAGCTCATTTGCTCCTCTTCAACGTGGGTCATGGTGTACTCCGCCACGTCTATTCCTTGAAGATCAGGTATACAGAATATCAGATCATGCACATTTTCTGATTGTTgtgggaaaaagaagaaagtttGTGTTTGAGATATTTGTCagctactacttaaaaaaaatggatgtctGAAATTTAGTTGTAGAATAGTTAGAAATAGCTCACTTCTAGAGTTTGGTTTGTATTATCTTTTAGAACTTTTCTTGTGTAGCTACTGTTCTACACTTGATTGTACTCATTTGTAGTGGCTAGCATGTTCTGAAGTCTGAATTCAGGTGTCAGGATGACCATGttccatagatttttttttttgggttatttTTGGCACTTATTGTTATGCTGTTTCTGCAGCATGTCATTCCCCCAGAAATGCCACAGAACTCAAGCAAGAAGGCAAAGCATGCTGATGTAACCAAACGAAAACCAGCAGGACCTGTGAAAATCAGTCCCTGGACACTAGCTCGCCTTAACGCGGAGGAAGTTTCGAAGGCAGCTGCGGAGGCGAAAAAGAAGTCCAAAGTTCTTCAGCCAATCACGAGACATAAAGATCCTAAACATGACAAGAGGCGACCCAACAAGAGAGGGCAGTTTCTACCTGAACTTTCCGTCGATCACACTACGAGGACATCTGATAGCTGCACCGACAGCAACTGCAGCGACATGGACATGGAAACATGTGGCAGTTTAGCCCCACTGCAACATGAAGCGAGGAGCGTTTTCCAACCAAGCATCACATCGTCGATCAGAAACCTCACTTCATCACCTCAGAGCAGCCTGGACTCACCTGATCTTCACCCATTCCGTGTTTCAATGTCAGGAGCAGACGAACTCCGCAGTTTCATGTCACTCGCAGCATCAGAATCCACTGCTCCAAAAAGCATTGCACTTTCAAGGTCGACGAGTGGTGGGTACGAGGCCTCGGGAGGTGAGGAAAGTGATCGCATCCCGTCAAAGATCGTGCACCGGTCGTCCAATTGGGCCAATGCCATCCTCAATTCCGGTAGGCGAGAAATGGCAGCCGATCTGAACTTGCCAACATCTGAAAGATTTCTTACAAACACCAGGTTTAGCTAGCTAGTCATTTGCTGTGCTGCTAGTTGTGAATGGGCTGTAGGATTTACTGACCTGTTACTGGTTAGAAGTAGTAGTGTTGTTGCAATTGTGACCAATATCTGTTCCAGCCAAGACAATTGCCTCATATTGGGTTTAGCTGCTGTACTGCTCTAATTTGCTCTCTTGCACTCAGTTTTGTACTCTCCGTGCTCAACCTGCATGGTTGACCATAGGATACATTTGACGGATGGCATTCTTTCAACAGTTTGTTTTGCTAGAGCCCCTTTTTCATATGCAAAATTTAGACACCCATATGCTAGATCTTTTACCCGTATCTAAGTTGAATTTTAtaagcttttctttttcataaattAAGCCGGGAGAGGAGAAAACTCAGGTAATCACAACGAGGAAACTACAAGCCTGATAGAACAGAATATTAATCTCATCGTTGGTATTGTACATTTGTACtgatttgaattatatccgttATTAATTCACTTTAATAACTGTTTCCCATTATTTGAACTAATCAATCGTTAATTCACTTTAACAACTGTTGTGAATTTCATTCTCCGTTCCTATGAATGCAAACAAGCTAGTCATAAAAGGTTAGTCCAGTGGATTAAAGACATTTTGAATGTCAGGAAAAAAGGATTCATAGACATCTTGAGCAGATGGGTTAGCTAGTTCATGGATCACAGTAGTTCACAATAGTCATTTCAGCAAGTTCCGGTTCCAGCAATTTCTGGCACAAAAATGTGTGCCCATAGCAAGATTTTCTATATCAGAGGCCATTTGCTGGAACTATATTACAGAAGCACAACGAGCATGCAGTTTCTGCTTCAACAAGGCGGTTCTAAacatgaattttcctagaatctGGCTTACTAAAGAGAGTATTGTGTCATTAAAAGCCAAGGGGAGGCAAAatcaatttacaaaaaaaaaaagaccctgATTCATGTACATTTGTAAAGATTTGGTGATTGAAAAGGTAGAGAAGGGCAGAAATGTGGAAGGCGCGTTACAAAACCAATTGAGGTTGCCATGTAAACCTCGAATTGCTGTGTCACTACTTGGGGTAAGACCTAACACTGGAACTCTTTTTCCTCGATAGCTTCCAAGGTActgcaaataaaatatttttttcagttaGCACATGCAGTAATCAGTGTCCATATAGAGAATATTTTGCTGTTGGGAAAATCTGTACCGATGCAACAAATGGCTGCTGAAATATCCAACCAATGAAAGGAATCTTTTGCAAGAAAACCACAAGAGTTGGCCAGAATCCACTGCAATTTCAGTGTCACATACAAGACAAATGTTAAACCTGACAATTGTCAAGCATGCACTGTGCAGAAATCTTTTCAAATATAAGACATTCTTTATTATCTCAGCATTAAATAGTGGAAAAGAAGGATTGGTCAATGGACAAGCAATGAGAAACAAACCTGAAAAGTACAATAAAACCATATGCCTCTAATAGCATGCCAAAAAAGGGCCATCCAATTAGAACAAGCAAAAGGCCAGCACCAAATGAGATAGTACCCTGCCAGTTACAGTTAGTTGATTAAATAACATATAGTCCATGGGCAAAAGCTCTGATAAGCTACAGTAAATTTACAAACCTTATAGTTCTTGGGCTTAGTGAAGAATTGCAGAGTCGATTTCAATCCAATAGTCAAACCTAAGCCTGACAGGAAGAGAATCTGAAATGTTCCACATGCATACACATTTCATTGGCTTAGATCTTCAAAAAATTCAGCAAAAGTTTCAAGCAAGCTTACATTGCCCATTGCAAGTAGCCCCTTGTCAAAGAAGAAAATGATCCCCAGAAATGAGAAGAATACTCCAAAGCCTGTCAGCCCTATCCCAATCTCTGCAAGATGAGATTCACAAATTACCAATTGAAGTGGGTATGGGTATAACGATGATGTGGCATAGCAAGAAAGCATAAAAGAAAATCCAACCAATGGAATAATGCCTTGTGGGGATGGGAAATGTGATCCCATCCAGGATAAACAGTGCTCTATGCCCTGAAGAGCATAGTTCCAAGcatgagatgaaaaaaattgaaaaaatgtaGCAGGGTGCATAATGCATTTGTTAtcacaaaaatagaaaaatgctCCAGAATAGCTACAGGGGGATGAGCAACGAAGTGCCAATTGCCAATGGCATGAGGTAGGCAATCAATTAAAGTCAAGTCAAGATTGTGCCAGGAAAGTATAGattttcagggaaaaaaaatactgacgAAAATATTTGACAGAAAAAATGTATTCCTTCATGAAAAATTGATTGCCACAAGTAATACATTGTAACATACTAGCATCCTAGCTTCCAAAATCTGCTCTATGCCTAACTCTATTGGAGTGGTATATGATGCATAATTGCATATAACACACTGCTTAAACGTTGAGAAAATTCCTAGTGTACTCCTAAAACTTTGCCcaatcccttccatgcccctgAATTTTTCTCATTTCCTTGTATACTCccgaattttagtttggatcccttccatacccttTCTATTAGTTGACAGTTAGTTAaccgttaaattcttatgaaaaagtccattttgccctatggtatgaaaaacatatatattaatgGAGCATTAGAAAATTGTTGTATGAGacttttatatttatgagtttctAATGCAAGATATTATTTATGACagtttatttttagatatgacataaaaattaatatttattttttaataattaaacattGTATGTGTAGCTTATTTTGTGGATAGTATTGTACAACATATTTGTTGtataagacaaatctatttatacataaatattttttaataaataataaattaatattaattttttgtttcatatctataaataaattttatgattaaTAATATCTCGCATAACAAACTCATTGAGATAATAGTCTCATATAGCAAATTTCTACCCTTGAACAATATACTCCATAATTTTATATGTTTGTTCataccaaagggcaaaatgtACTACTTGATAGGAATTTAACAATCAACTCACGGTCAACTAACAGAaagggtatggaagggatccaaactaaaatttagaGGTATACAAGGGAATGAGCAAAATTTTGGGGCATGGACAGGATTAGAGAAAGTTTCAGGGGTACACagggaattttctcttaaaGTTTCTTCCCCATTCTGCTTAATCTTGTAGTGGTGCCACATTTGGACACTGGCTACAACCTCTATGAGATTAATCCCATTACACTACACAAGGTCCTTACAAGCCACAACTAATACAGAACAATATAGAACAAGGTTCTGTATCTAATGATTGCAAGTATGCAACTCTTCAACTAGATCATGTCAACTAAGGCTGCGGTTGATGTAGCTTCTGGATGGAGCTTTTCCCttgttttccgttagcacgtttCCCAAATTGTCTGTTAAATGTTGTGTTTCGTTCAAAAAGTTTCTAAGTacaagtttcttttaaaaaccaaataaatccattttcaagttcgTAATAGTTAATATAATGGCTCGTCTCATTTTGCGTGCCGGTGACAATCTTTATCCAATAGCACATTCGAACAGGTCCTAAATATAACTACAGCTCACATATACTTTTTTATTGTTCATAATAGTACAGACATTTGTTGTGCACAGCTCTGGCTACACAGCAAGCAAGAGCGGTGACAAGCAGCATGATCAAGTTACCAACAGTAGTGTTTGACTGCATTAGTAGAAAATCTAGCAGGAAAACACAACCACAGCAAGTGTGAGCATGCAAGGTTTTGTCACAACCGTGCAAAGGCTAGGAATGGGCCTGGTAGGGCATTGAAAGACTAGGAATCTCAACCGTCGAAAGAAAATTACTGGCTGTGATGAAGGAACGGCAAAAGTGTGCCTTTATACTTAGATAGCCACAACAGCAAAGGATTTGCTTCTCTGCTGCGGTATAACGTATTCCTAAATTCTAACATAACAAGAAGCAGAGTAACAACTTAAATGGCAAGCAGAGCATATTGTACAGTATGCAAGAGAAGGTTGTTAATTCTGGGATCGTCAAAAGCCAAATAAACACAAAGCATATGCAAGAAAGGACAACTTTTACAAAATTACTGTGAACTTCAAAAGTTCAAACATCTTTAAACATGGTCAAGGTTACTACCATAATTAGAGAAATATAATTTCTGCAACCATTGAAAGGTTCAACCTCAATGAAAGGAAAATGATGCATAGAACAATATATTGCTATTTTAGTGTTCAATGGAAATTTCAGATGATGGAAACAGGGATAGATGATGTTCATACTTTGAAGGTCATTCATCTCAAAGGAAACCATCTTGCTGACAAGGACAACTTCTGTTAGGAACATATGAAAAGCCTGAAATACAGAACATCACCTGCATTAGATGCAAACCAGCAAACCAAATCTAATAGTTCAAACAAAAATCGGAAGAGCAATAAACCATTACAAATGCATTAGAAATACCGGACTACCGGTTAGCATTGTTTTAGtgttttagaagaaaaaaaagtccagTTCAACTCAATATTCATTAATAACATGTAAAAGGGCAGAAGTTAATGTAAAACCCTCCGGTTTCTGATGCACCTATTGCATTAGAACTCAATGCAGCCTAGTGAGGAACTTTGATATCAACAAGCAacaccaaaaaaagaaaaactctaaGAACTGGAAATTATATAGGGACGCAAACTCTGTACAATTTTGTAATTCTAAATCAGATTGAAGGTAATTAAACGTGCGGTACAAAAATATGTGCTAATGTTGTATAACTCATGCTGCCGTGCTCTCACAACAATCTCTCTTAAATTGGCATACTGGTGCTTCTAATCAGCACATACTGGTGTTTCTAATTAGCAAATGCCAGCTAAGAATATCAAACACAATACCGACACATCACACATACCTACTCGTGCGTGCATTCTAACAGGATTACAGGCGAGCTGATTTACAGTGTCCAAGGTTGTAGGATTCTGCAGAGTTCGTTTCACCAACAACACACCAGAGCACTAATCCAAAACCTAACTGGAAAAGGACGCTCCAAtcatatccaaaaaaaaaaaaatgaacgcTCTTGCCCCCCATTGCACAAACTTACCTCAATCAGAATCCAGCAGCGACTATATCGAGTGGTCTACACATCTCAGTGTGGATTCAAAAGCATATAAATCCCAAAAGTTCTTGCACACAAGAAAAGAAACTCACCCCCAAGATTCGCGGAGCCGCAACCCCTAGTGTGAAATGGAGACCCCGCCACACGCAGACACGGGCAGCACACACGAACAGGGAGAGAAGAGGCAGGTGGAGTACCTAGTCAGATTCGGaggcctcgccgtcgtccgccgcggcggcgagggatccGACCCTTGTTGGCCCTTGACTGTGTATATCTCTGGGTTTGCTCTCTTCGGCTTAAACGGGCGCCGATCTGGTGAGTCCACTTTTACACAAAGGTCCTTGAAAGGCTAGAGACTTGAGAgtgcccttttttttcttgcaacgaAAAGATTTGAGTAAATTAGAGATTTTGGGTGTGAGATATTGAGGTACGTAAATTAGAGGTGAGACATtaacttataattaattaagttgtaattattttaaatttaaaaaatagattaatatgttttaaagtaatcgtttatagattttttttaaaaaagtgccATTTGCGGTTTAGTAAGCGTGCGTGTGGAAAACGAATaacttttctctttattgtgtTTGTTTCTTAAAACAAACGCATCCTAAAACTTTGTTTGCTTAGATTATTGAACAGATTATTACTATGAAACATTATAAggcaaattaaatatttaataaataaaCTTTACAAATAGATTAAAGCAAGTGGTATAAGTAGcagtaaaagaatatttttgagaaaatatatttttaaaaaatatgaagcAAATAGTCCATTTCAATAATCTGATGGTATTATTAAATAGAACTGGCATCAAATTTAttgtaaaaaataaagataagtgAGAGTATCACAAATTATGAATTTGGTAAGGAAGTTATCACAAACATATCCCTAGCTCCTTTGAAACACAAGTTTAAAAAttggaggaatagaaaaatataggattttttttaaaaaaaatacaaaacacaTAAAATACATGAACTATTGTTTGAGTAgactgaagggaaaaaaagaaggaatcaGGTGAGAGATAGTCTAAGGAAATTAGTTGGAGTTTCGattaactttcctccaaaatccagtccattccataggattcaatcctttattTAGAAGTCTTGTAgaaatttttttctccaaatcaaaGAGGTTTGCATTAGTTTGTGAAATATGTAGGCTTGTAATATACCGCTGTTCGGCACAGCTCTAAATCCAGGATTTCTTGGAGCTAGGTATCTCTAGCTTAATAAATCCACAAATCTAGATATGTGATAATATTGATAATATTTAAATGAATCATTTTGTTCttacttaagaaaaaaaaatcaaaatctttAATTTAACTTATAAAGTCTAAATCTAGTGTAAATATGAGATCAGGAGTTGTGCCAAACGGGACCTACatttagtgttaaatatgtagttttgtaatatatttgttttaaatGTCTGGTTTTATTATAATTCtattaaaatatatgtatattttcttaaaatatcttataaattCATACTCTTGAGCAAatacttttttaaaacatagtggcatattttaataatatatttgaggttcaaatactttttaaaacattttcaatactgTTGATTTTTTCCAATTTTTCGCGCTGCCAACTTGGGTGACATGATAATGAGATAGCAAACTTCATAATACAAATATAGTAGAAAAAATTATTCTTCAGATAAAACTTCAAATGCCACTTTTATCTTGGGTTTTATAAATTTGTCAAGAAAGGACAGCTTCT
The sequence above is drawn from the Oryza glaberrima chromosome 10, OglaRS2, whole genome shotgun sequence genome and encodes:
- the LOC127752581 gene encoding probable protein S-acyltransferase 22, with product MRRHGWQLPYHPLQVVAIAVFLALGFAFYVFFVPFVGRSELQYVLMGLYTPLITCVVTLYIWCAATNPGDPGIFKAKKHPKLGKDGKQIQEISEHESCQGGKSFSDGCSIVNNSERLSNMFEGNDSSSRPGLHGVLCLICNPFFCLWKRFFHSDDQSSEQHMSEEGMFFCSLCEVEVLQHSKHCRVCDKCVDGFDHHCRWLNNCIGKRNYKRFFILMASAVLLLIMQWLVGILVLILCLLKRGEFSGQIISKLGSSFSTAAFVIVVMTCTLLAMLATIPLAQLFCFHVLLIKKGISTYDYIVALREQEEQQEVTEHQSPQMSIISSVTGFSTTSSFAPLQRGSWCTPPRLFLEDQHVIPPEMPQNSSKKAKHADVTKRKPAGPVKISPWTLARLNAEEVSKAAAEAKKKSKVLQPITRHKDPKHDKRRPNKRGQFLPELSVDHTTRTSDSCTDSNCSDMDMETCGSLAPLQHEARSVFQPSITSSIRNLTSSPQSSLDSPDLHPFRVSMSGADELRSFMSLAASESTAPKSIALSRSTSGGYEASGGEESDRIPSKIVHRSSNWANAILNSGRREMAADLNLPTSERFLTNTRFS
- the LOC127752582 gene encoding vesicle transport protein GOT1-like, whose protein sequence is MFLTEVVLVSKMVSFEMNDLQKIGIGLTGFGVFFSFLGIIFFFDKGLLAMGNILFLSGLGLTIGLKSTLQFFTKPKNYKGTISFGAGLLLVLIGWPFFGMLLEAYGFIVLFSGFWPTLVVFLQKIPFIGWIFQQPFVASYLGSYRGKRVPVLGLTPSSDTAIRGLHGNLNWFCNAPSTFLPFSTFSITKSLQMYMNQGLFFFVN